One Pirellulales bacterium genomic window carries:
- a CDS encoding Gfo/Idh/MocA family oxidoreductase: protein MASSQSVSNCLRPAVLLGVILTAGLACSPIHGAEGGEPLQRPLRVGIIGLDTSHVIAFTQVLNGERPPEAVRDCRVTVATPHGSRDIESSVSRIPAYTAQVKEAGVEIVGSVEEVIAVSDAILLETNDGRRHLEQALPCLKAGKPTFIDKPLAASLADAVAIVDAAAHYQTPLFSASSLRFGVETLAARAGSAGEVLGCDAFSPCDLEPTHPDLFWYGVHGVETLFTVMGRGCQSVTRVHAPDVDVVLGTWEGGRIGTFRGLRSGARDYGGTVFGAKAIKPIGQKPGYEPLLAEIVKFFRTGVSPIDPAETLEIFAFMEAAELSRTRGGAAVSLSEVMAAARAEADAQRTW from the coding sequence ATGGCCTCGAGCCAATCCGTCTCGAACTGTCTCCGTCCGGCGGTCCTGCTCGGCGTGATCCTGACCGCCGGGTTGGCGTGCTCGCCGATCCACGGCGCGGAGGGGGGCGAGCCCCTCCAGCGGCCGCTGAGGGTCGGGATCATCGGGCTGGACACCTCGCATGTCATCGCCTTCACGCAAGTCCTCAACGGCGAGCGCCCGCCAGAGGCGGTTCGCGATTGCCGCGTGACGGTCGCAACTCCGCATGGCAGTCGTGACATCGAGTCGAGCGTGAGCCGAATACCGGCCTACACAGCGCAGGTCAAGGAGGCGGGGGTCGAGATCGTCGGCAGCGTCGAGGAGGTGATCGCCGTCAGCGACGCGATCTTGTTGGAGACCAACGACGGCCGGCGTCATCTCGAACAGGCTCTCCCCTGCCTGAAAGCGGGCAAGCCGACGTTTATCGACAAGCCGCTCGCCGCGTCGCTTGCCGACGCGGTGGCGATTGTCGACGCGGCGGCTCACTACCAAACGCCGCTGTTTTCGGCATCGTCATTGCGGTTCGGCGTCGAAACGCTCGCCGCCCGCGCAGGCTCGGCGGGCGAGGTGCTTGGCTGCGATGCGTTCAGCCCGTGCGATTTGGAACCGACGCACCCCGACTTGTTCTGGTACGGCGTTCACGGCGTCGAGACGCTGTTTACGGTCATGGGACGAGGGTGCCAATCGGTGACGCGCGTTCATGCCCCCGACGTCGACGTCGTCCTGGGGACATGGGAGGGGGGCCGTATCGGCACGTTTCGCGGATTGCGGTCGGGCGCCCGCGACTACGGCGGGACGGTTTTCGGCGCCAAGGCGATCAAGCCGATCGGACAGAAGCCGGGTTACGAGCCGCTGCTTGCGGAGATCGTCAAGTTTTTCCGGACAGGCGTATCGCCGATCGATCCGGCCGAAACGCTGGAGATCTTTGCGTTTATGGAGGCGGCCGAACTCAGCCGTACCCGCGGGGGCGCGGCCGTTTCGCTTTCGGAAGTGATGGCCGCCGCCCGCGCCGAGGCGGACGCCCAACGCACTTGGTAA
- a CDS encoding glycosyl hydrolase 115 family protein has translation MPAAFAVLCALSPERQACAAIDPNEPAPFTETPGEHRFPLAVAGQAAPLLVAADEYPGVLRVAEHVRADLERVAGSAPPVLRVVDSQTALPARAVLAGTLGKSSLVERLVAAGKFDPSDLRGRREKFVATIVDAPLPGMTQALVIVGSDKRGTIYGLYDLADRSGVSPWAWWADVPTPRSPDMHVPPERRTVGEPAVEFRGIFINDEAPALSGWAHATFGACNSRFYDKVFELILRLRGNYLWPAMWGRSLFDDDPESARLADEYGVVLGTSHHEPMMRAHVEWQRYGQGPWNYEKNAETLREFWAEGLRRRGEFESIVTIGMRGDGDEPMTEQTNIALLERIVADQRAIIAQITGRDPTETPQCWALYKEVQEYYDRGMRVPDDVLLLLCDDNWGNIRKLPALGAPPRPGGYGVYYHFDYVGGPRNYKWINTNPLPRIWEQMHLARRYGADRLWVVNVGDIKPMEFPIEFFLDYAWNPEAWPSDRLSEYGRRWAARQFGESHAAAIADLLAKYAKFNARRKPELLSPDTYSLVDFDEADARVAEYAALATSARRIEGELPVDARDAFFQLVLHPVEASANLNELYVVAGKNRLYAEHRRRETNDLAARVAELFERDAAISRRYNEETAGGKWRHMMDQTHIGYTSWQEPPRNEPPATRTVDVPSGTSWGVAIEGSRSAWPAAAPATLPELNEYGPGERWIEVFARGTEPVEFAVICRDPWLRVLPARGATAGTQRIAVAADWRQIPPGTSEALLTVRGPADESVEIRVPVVRADVPPTFQGHVEAAGYVSIEAEHASRRVDGPNVRWHVIPDLGRTLSGVTIMPPDIPRQSLAEDSPRLEYRVLLAQPGSVAVRALAAPTQDFAAAGGLQYAVSFDDQPPQLVNMHADASNRAWERQVAENVNETTTEHRLEQAGEHVLKFWLVDPGIVLQKLVVARGELPASYLGPPESVRVSEPASPAAAR, from the coding sequence CGGCGCGAGCCGTTCTGGCTGGCACGCTCGGCAAGAGCTCGCTTGTGGAGCGGCTGGTCGCCGCTGGCAAGTTCGACCCGTCCGATCTGCGCGGCCGACGCGAGAAGTTCGTCGCGACGATCGTCGACGCTCCCCTCCCAGGCATGACGCAAGCGCTGGTGATCGTCGGCAGCGACAAGCGCGGAACGATCTACGGCCTGTACGACCTCGCAGACCGCAGCGGCGTTTCGCCCTGGGCGTGGTGGGCCGACGTGCCGACGCCACGGAGCCCGGACATGCACGTCCCTCCCGAAAGACGTACGGTCGGAGAGCCCGCGGTCGAGTTTCGCGGGATCTTCATCAACGACGAAGCGCCCGCGCTGTCCGGCTGGGCCCACGCGACTTTTGGCGCCTGCAACAGCCGGTTCTACGACAAAGTGTTCGAGTTGATTCTCCGCTTGCGCGGCAACTATCTGTGGCCCGCCATGTGGGGACGCTCGCTGTTCGACGACGACCCTGAGAGCGCCCGTCTGGCCGACGAATACGGCGTCGTGCTCGGCACGTCGCACCACGAACCGATGATGCGCGCTCACGTCGAGTGGCAACGCTACGGTCAGGGACCCTGGAACTACGAGAAGAACGCCGAAACGTTGCGCGAATTCTGGGCCGAGGGTCTCCGTCGTCGGGGCGAGTTCGAGAGCATCGTCACGATCGGCATGCGCGGCGACGGCGACGAACCGATGACGGAGCAAACCAATATCGCTTTGCTGGAACGGATCGTCGCGGATCAGCGGGCGATCATCGCCCAGATCACCGGTCGCGACCCGACCGAAACGCCGCAGTGCTGGGCTCTGTACAAAGAAGTGCAGGAGTACTACGACCGCGGGATGCGCGTCCCTGACGACGTATTGCTCCTGTTGTGCGACGACAACTGGGGCAACATCCGCAAATTGCCGGCGCTCGGCGCACCCCCGCGCCCCGGGGGGTATGGCGTCTACTATCATTTCGACTACGTCGGCGGGCCGCGCAATTACAAGTGGATCAACACCAACCCGTTGCCGCGGATTTGGGAACAAATGCACTTGGCGCGACGCTACGGAGCCGATCGGTTGTGGGTCGTCAACGTCGGCGACATTAAGCCGATGGAGTTCCCCATTGAGTTCTTCCTGGACTACGCCTGGAATCCCGAGGCGTGGCCGAGCGACAGACTGAGCGAATACGGCCGGCGCTGGGCCGCCCGGCAGTTCGGCGAGTCGCACGCCGCGGCGATCGCCGACTTGCTCGCCAAGTACGCCAAGTTCAACGCGCGGCGGAAGCCGGAATTGCTGAGCCCCGACACCTACAGCTTGGTCGACTTCGACGAGGCCGACGCCCGAGTCGCCGAGTACGCCGCGCTGGCGACCTCGGCCCGGCGGATCGAGGGTGAATTGCCGGTCGACGCCCGTGATGCGTTCTTCCAACTGGTGCTTCACCCCGTGGAGGCCTCCGCGAACCTCAATGAACTGTACGTCGTCGCGGGCAAGAATCGCCTTTACGCCGAGCACCGGCGGCGCGAAACGAACGATCTCGCCGCGCGAGTCGCCGAATTGTTCGAGCGAGACGCCGCGATCTCGCGCCGGTACAACGAGGAGACGGCCGGCGGCAAGTGGCGGCACATGATGGACCAAACGCACATCGGATACACGTCCTGGCAGGAACCCCCGCGCAACGAGCCTCCCGCAACGAGGACCGTCGACGTCCCGTCCGGGACAAGCTGGGGCGTGGCGATCGAAGGCTCCCGAAGCGCGTGGCCCGCCGCAGCGCCGGCGACGTTGCCCGAACTCAACGAGTACGGTCCCGGCGAGCGATGGATCGAGGTCTTTGCCCGCGGAACCGAGCCCGTCGAGTTCGCCGTCATATGCCGCGATCCTTGGCTCCGCGTTTTGCCTGCGCGGGGGGCGACCGCCGGAACGCAGCGCATCGCGGTCGCCGCGGACTGGCGCCAGATTCCCCCTGGGACGAGCGAAGCGCTCCTGACCGTCCGCGGTCCGGCCGACGAAAGCGTCGAAATCCGCGTTCCGGTCGTGCGGGCGGATGTCCCGCCGACGTTCCAAGGCCACGTCGAGGCCGCCGGGTACGTATCGATCGAGGCCGAGCACGCGTCGCGACGCGTCGACGGTCCGAACGTTCGCTGGCATGTGATCCCCGACCTGGGCAGAACGCTGTCGGGCGTCACGATCATGCCCCCCGATATCCCGCGACAATCGCTGGCGGAGGATTCTCCGCGACTGGAGTACCGCGTGCTGCTCGCCCAGCCAGGCTCGGTCGCCGTTCGGGCGCTCGCGGCGCCGACGCAGGATTTCGCCGCCGCCGGAGGTCTGCAGTACGCGGTCTCGTTCGACGACCAACCGCCGCAACTCGTCAACATGCACGCCGACGCATCGAATCGAGCCTGGGAACGTCAGGTCGCCGAGAACGTCAACGAAACGACGACAGAACATCGGCTCGAGCAGGCCGGCGAGCATGTCCTCAAATTCTGGCTGGTCGATCCGGGAATCGTGTTGCAGAAGCTCGTCGTCGCCCGCGGCGAACTGCCGGCCAGCTATCTTGGCCCCCCGGAAAGCGTTCGCGTCAGCGAACCCGCCTCGCCGGCAGCGGCCCGGTAG
- a CDS encoding glycoside hydrolase family 32 protein gives MQRLIHFAIGSTWLLAAGAFSEPLPGSPGEFSLDQSIPASACVDRSYDEPLRPQFHFTACRNWLNDPNGMVFDGAKYHLFFQHNPLATTWGNMTWGHATSSDMVHWTQHDHALRPYRVDRRPGTIYSGAAVVDRDNSLGMQRGEQKTLCAFFTFAGRPRFYQAMAYSTDGGDSWTYWNDGRPIVDNQGFDAEERDPKVFWHEPSRQWVMVLWLRVNPGQVRFFVSKDLVNWKVASDLYRDWAFECMDLVFLPVDGDQKRRLAVLYDASFDYEIGTFDGREFRTQFGPFIAGGGNFYAAQTFNDSPDGRVVQIGWMRGGPDSAAQYRLPFNQQMSFPCELTLRTVDGEPRLYAWPIEEIRTLAADSLVRTDHMLCRGSNLLKNEEPLDLVDLAIEFEPAKTSTLQIQIAGTSLEYDAQSGRLLHNAAGEQGHPVETIAFDDLRPRDGLIRLRLLVDRLSVEVYAFDGQQFYAGYSPPRRDDRPQSISAAGADVRIKHFRLSRLKSAW, from the coding sequence ATGCAACGGCTCATCCATTTCGCAATCGGGTCGACGTGGTTGCTCGCCGCCGGCGCCTTCAGCGAACCGTTGCCGGGTTCCCCAGGCGAATTCTCCCTCGACCAGTCGATCCCCGCGTCGGCCTGCGTCGATCGCTCCTACGACGAACCGCTGCGACCGCAGTTTCACTTCACCGCCTGCCGTAATTGGCTCAACGATCCGAACGGAATGGTCTTCGACGGCGCCAAGTACCATCTGTTTTTCCAGCACAACCCGCTGGCGACGACGTGGGGCAACATGACATGGGGGCACGCGACGAGCTCGGACATGGTTCATTGGACCCAGCACGACCACGCCCTGCGGCCCTACCGCGTCGATCGGCGCCCGGGCACGATCTACTCGGGCGCCGCTGTCGTCGATCGCGACAACAGCCTGGGCATGCAGAGAGGCGAGCAGAAGACGCTGTGTGCGTTCTTCACCTTTGCCGGACGACCGCGGTTCTATCAGGCTATGGCATACAGCACCGACGGGGGAGATTCGTGGACCTATTGGAACGACGGGCGACCGATCGTCGACAATCAGGGCTTCGACGCCGAGGAACGCGATCCCAAGGTCTTCTGGCACGAACCGAGCCGCCAGTGGGTGATGGTGCTGTGGCTTCGCGTCAACCCGGGCCAAGTGCGGTTCTTCGTCTCGAAGGACTTGGTGAACTGGAAGGTCGCCTCCGACCTGTATCGCGACTGGGCGTTCGAATGCATGGACCTTGTCTTCTTGCCGGTCGACGGCGACCAAAAACGCCGCCTAGCCGTTCTCTACGACGCCAGTTTCGACTACGAGATCGGCACGTTCGACGGGCGAGAGTTTCGTACGCAATTCGGCCCCTTCATCGCCGGCGGCGGCAATTTCTATGCTGCGCAAACGTTTAATGACAGCCCCGACGGCCGCGTCGTGCAGATCGGCTGGATGCGCGGCGGTCCCGACTCGGCGGCTCAATACAGGTTACCGTTCAACCAGCAGATGTCCTTTCCTTGCGAGTTGACGCTGCGTACCGTCGATGGCGAACCGCGATTGTACGCGTGGCCGATCGAGGAGATTCGAACCCTTGCGGCCGACTCGCTGGTTCGTACGGACCACATGCTCTGCCGCGGGAGCAATCTCCTCAAGAACGAAGAGCCGCTGGATCTTGTCGATCTGGCCATCGAATTCGAACCTGCCAAGACAAGCACGCTCCAGATCCAGATTGCGGGGACGTCGCTGGAGTACGACGCCCAATCCGGCCGATTGCTCCACAATGCTGCGGGGGAACAAGGACATCCGGTCGAAACGATCGCCTTCGACGACCTCCGTCCGCGCGACGGCTTGATTCGACTTCGCTTGCTCGTCGATCGCCTGTCCGTCGAGGTCTACGCCTTCGACGGACAACAGTTCTACGCCGGCTACTCTCCCCCGCGTCGCGACGACCGTCCGCAGTCAATCAGCGCCGCCGGCGCAGATGTTCGGATCAAGCATTTTCGACTCAGTCGTTTGAAATCTGCTTGGTAG
- a CDS encoding sugar porter family MFS transporter gives MTLRRPLIVSAAVSALGGFLFGFDTVVISGAEQHLASVFAPATGLSPWWSQFWHGFLMASALIGTVVGSICVGKPADSIGRRGVMFWLAILYFISAIGSALAWDWYSLFVFRFIGGLGVGGASVVSPMYIAEISPAKMRGRLVALAQFNIVFGILMAYVSNFAIHKLDLGEHEWRWMFGVEAIPAALYFALLFITPRSPRWLVAQRRDAEAEQVLRLVGVDSADESVEQEVQAIRRSIDLEHHELDEPFFQAKYSQPIRLAFAIAAFNQLSGINAILYYAPRIFKAAGYADANAALMNSIGLGIVNLIFTILGLALIDHYGRRKLMLAGSIGYILSLGAVAWAFYTQQTPDGFTSVGSRTVLVGLLAFLASHAVGQGAVIWVFIGEIFPNRVRARGQAFGSFTHWIFAAAISQSFPLIAEQSGAHVFLFYALCMVGQLVWVVLRMPETKGVPLEEIQQRLHIE, from the coding sequence ATGACCCTCCGCAGACCGCTCATCGTGAGCGCCGCAGTCTCCGCGCTGGGCGGGTTCCTCTTTGGCTTCGACACCGTCGTCATCTCCGGCGCCGAGCAGCATCTCGCGAGCGTCTTCGCCCCCGCGACCGGGCTTTCGCCGTGGTGGTCGCAGTTCTGGCACGGCTTTCTCATGGCCAGTGCATTGATCGGGACCGTCGTCGGCTCGATCTGCGTCGGCAAGCCCGCCGACTCCATCGGGCGCCGCGGCGTGATGTTTTGGCTGGCGATCTTGTACTTCATCTCGGCGATCGGCAGCGCGCTGGCCTGGGATTGGTACTCGCTGTTCGTCTTTCGCTTCATCGGCGGACTGGGGGTCGGCGGCGCGTCGGTGGTGAGCCCGATGTACATCGCCGAGATTTCCCCCGCCAAAATGCGCGGACGACTCGTGGCGCTCGCCCAGTTCAACATCGTGTTCGGCATTCTCATGGCCTACGTCTCCAACTTCGCCATCCACAAGCTGGATCTGGGAGAGCACGAATGGCGTTGGATGTTCGGGGTCGAGGCGATTCCCGCCGCGTTGTACTTCGCCCTGTTGTTCATCACTCCGCGCAGCCCGCGCTGGCTTGTCGCCCAGCGGCGCGACGCCGAAGCCGAGCAGGTCTTGAGACTGGTGGGCGTCGACTCGGCTGACGAATCGGTCGAGCAGGAGGTGCAGGCGATTCGCCGCTCGATCGATCTGGAGCATCACGAACTGGACGAACCGTTCTTTCAGGCCAAGTATTCCCAGCCGATCCGACTGGCGTTCGCCATCGCGGCGTTCAATCAACTCAGCGGCATCAACGCGATCCTCTACTACGCTCCCCGCATCTTCAAGGCGGCCGGGTATGCCGACGCGAACGCGGCGCTCATGAATTCGATCGGCCTGGGAATCGTCAATCTGATCTTCACGATCCTCGGCCTCGCACTGATCGATCACTACGGCCGACGCAAACTGATGCTGGCCGGCTCGATCGGCTACATCCTCAGCCTGGGAGCCGTCGCCTGGGCGTTTTACACGCAGCAGACCCCGGACGGCTTCACGTCCGTCGGCAGTCGAACAGTGCTCGTCGGCTTGCTGGCGTTCCTGGCGTCCCATGCGGTGGGACAGGGGGCGGTCATCTGGGTCTTCATCGGCGAGATCTTCCCGAACCGAGTCCGAGCCCGCGGCCAAGCGTTCGGCAGTTTTACCCACTGGATCTTCGCCGCCGCGATTAGCCAGTCGTTTCCCCTGATCGCTGAACAATCGGGGGCGCACGTCTTCCTGTTCTACGCCCTGTGTATGGTCGGGCAACTCGTCTGGGTCGTTCTGAGAATGCCCGAGACCAAGGGAGTCCCCCTCGAAGAGATCCAACAGCGGCTCCACATTGAGTAG
- a CDS encoding GntR family transcriptional regulator: protein MSAIVENRSSFFRPERYPLLRPIVEGDDGAERSLADTAGDTLLAKIVSGELPAGARLKTTEIGAELGMSRTPVAKALAKLASEGILLQQNNHQAIVAAGAAEWLVQVHELRQLLEPEAALRAAGRVPQEVLEDLWLLSRDSKPTKAHDWVEPAQFFDFALHLSIAEHCGNLPIAVSIRRCWRYKRLSYQLSDGCRSTLMSEYDEHVAILAALAEGDANRAKDEMAKHLQRASSGRFSQRVV from the coding sequence ATGAGCGCGATTGTCGAGAACCGCAGCAGTTTCTTTCGCCCGGAGCGATACCCCCTGTTACGCCCCATCGTCGAGGGAGACGACGGGGCGGAACGGTCGTTGGCCGACACGGCCGGGGACACGCTGCTGGCGAAGATCGTCAGCGGCGAGCTGCCGGCCGGCGCCCGACTGAAAACGACGGAAATCGGGGCGGAACTGGGGATGAGCCGCACCCCCGTGGCCAAAGCGCTCGCCAAGCTGGCGTCCGAGGGGATCCTGCTGCAGCAAAACAACCATCAGGCGATCGTCGCCGCCGGGGCGGCCGAGTGGTTGGTCCAGGTGCACGAATTGCGGCAGTTGCTCGAACCCGAAGCGGCGCTGCGAGCGGCGGGTCGCGTGCCGCAAGAGGTCCTCGAGGACCTATGGCTCCTCAGTCGGGATTCGAAACCGACCAAGGCTCACGACTGGGTGGAACCAGCTCAGTTTTTCGACTTCGCCCTCCACTTGTCGATTGCCGAGCATTGCGGCAACCTGCCGATCGCGGTGTCGATCCGCCGGTGTTGGCGGTACAAGCGGCTCTCCTATCAGTTGTCCGACGGCTGTCGATCGACGCTGATGTCGGAGTACGACGAGCATGTGGCCATCCTCGCGGCGTTGGCCGAGGGGGACGCCAACCGCGCCAAGGACGAGATGGCCAAGCATCTCCAGCGGGCCTCGTCGGGCCGGTTCTCGCAGCGCGTCGTCTGA
- the chrA gene encoding chromate efflux transporter, translating to MHDIDGETERPSDRDGGVPFGDALRTWVRVSLLSFGGPAGQIAVMHRILVEEKKWISEERFLHVLNYCMLLPGPEAQQLATYVGWLLHRTPGGLVAGGLFILPGFLSILALSVVYAAYQQTDLVQALFFGLKPAVLAIVLEAVLRISKRVLKNGPMIALASASFVAIYFFNMPFPLLILAAALVGFVGGHLLPEKFLVAARHGALATTTHDESLAVTLVDDVRPTWKRSFRILVIGLTLWFAPLVLLRGTLGKESTYVQEGLFFSKAAVVTFGGAYSVLAYIAQQAVDRYGWLEPGEMLDGLGMAETTPGPLIQVVQFVGFMGAYRDSGPLSPMAAGILGSLLTTWVTFVPCFLWIFLGAPYVERLRGNRRLGAALSAVTAAVVGVIVNLALWFSLHTLFATVTTERRGGLRLLTPDWSSVDLAACGVAALALSLTFCFRLGMAVTLAASTAAGALLYLAVG from the coding sequence ATGCACGACATCGATGGCGAAACCGAGCGACCCTCGGACCGCGACGGCGGCGTTCCGTTCGGCGATGCGCTGCGCACGTGGGTCCGCGTGTCCCTGCTCAGTTTCGGCGGCCCGGCGGGGCAAATCGCCGTCATGCATCGGATCCTCGTCGAGGAGAAGAAGTGGATCAGCGAAGAGCGGTTCCTGCACGTGCTGAACTACTGCATGCTGCTGCCCGGCCCCGAGGCCCAGCAATTGGCGACCTACGTCGGTTGGTTGTTGCACCGCACCCCAGGGGGGCTCGTCGCCGGGGGCCTGTTCATCCTCCCAGGGTTCTTGTCGATCCTGGCGCTCAGCGTCGTCTACGCCGCGTATCAGCAGACCGACCTCGTCCAGGCTTTGTTCTTCGGGCTCAAGCCGGCGGTGTTGGCGATCGTGCTCGAAGCAGTGCTTAGAATCAGCAAGCGGGTGCTCAAGAACGGCCCCATGATCGCCTTGGCCTCGGCTTCTTTCGTGGCGATCTACTTTTTCAACATGCCGTTCCCGCTCTTAATCCTTGCCGCTGCGCTCGTCGGTTTCGTCGGGGGACATCTCCTCCCGGAGAAGTTTCTCGTTGCTGCGCGTCACGGCGCCCTTGCGACGACGACTCACGACGAATCGCTCGCTGTCACCCTGGTCGACGACGTTCGGCCGACTTGGAAGCGAAGTTTCAGGATCCTCGTCATCGGTCTGACGCTGTGGTTCGCTCCGCTGGTCCTGCTGCGCGGTACGCTCGGCAAAGAGTCGACCTACGTCCAGGAGGGGCTCTTCTTCAGCAAGGCGGCCGTCGTCACGTTTGGCGGAGCTTACTCCGTGCTGGCGTACATCGCGCAGCAAGCTGTCGACCGCTACGGCTGGCTCGAACCGGGCGAGATGCTTGACGGCCTCGGCATGGCCGAGACCACCCCGGGGCCGCTCATTCAGGTGGTTCAGTTCGTCGGCTTCATGGGCGCCTATCGCGACTCCGGCCCCTTGAGTCCCATGGCGGCGGGCATCCTCGGTTCGCTGTTGACGACCTGGGTGACGTTCGTGCCGTGTTTCTTGTGGATCTTCCTGGGAGCTCCGTACGTTGAACGTCTGCGCGGCAATCGCCGCCTGGGGGCCGCCCTGTCGGCCGTCACCGCCGCGGTGGTCGGCGTCATCGTGAACCTCGCTCTCTGGTTCTCGCTCCACACGCTGTTCGCGACCGTGACGACCGAACGCCGAGGGGGCCTGCGGCTGCTCACGCCCGATTGGTCGTCGGTCGATCTCGCCGCCTGCGGCGTCGCGGCGTTGGCCTTGTCGCTGACCTTCTGCTTTCGCCTAGGAATGGCCGTCACGCTCGCCGCCTCGACGGCGGCCGGCGCGCTCCTGTACTTGGCCGTCGGGTGA
- a CDS encoding divalent metal cation transporter, whose protein sequence is MTRSSPLPPSLFRRVVRGIGPGIIVACVVIGPGSILASSRVGCEFGYQLTWVVLGAGMLMAAAVATAARVGVELSATPCTEIARRLGRPFAALCGASVFGITACFQFSNNQGVLAAIEPLAPLGPTGQAALLVGLNGALAGCLFLFKAFYPPLERIMMVLVALMLLGFVANLALARPSPSKLAAGCIPSIPVEMGGRFLPYLEATPAGNSTPSGEAASSPAVVDRWLVVQGLVATTFSIAGAFYQAYLVREKGWGAAQLRQGLVDSAVGSAILVGISATIMATSAAVLAGRVAPHELRSAADVARQLEPLFGSAATWLFCLGVFAGAASSFLVNSVIGGTMLADGLGLDPRLDSPWTKAFTIAVLSLGMFVAIKVQPADRVGLIVFAQALTALGGPALAFALVYLGWNCRKTRTHAASQLAFGLTIIGAGVITIMAVRTLWRLGLSLGAG, encoded by the coding sequence ATGACTCGAAGTTCGCCGTTGCCGCCGTCGCTTTTCCGCCGTGTCGTGCGGGGAATCGGGCCGGGGATCATCGTCGCCTGCGTCGTTATCGGCCCGGGGAGCATCCTGGCCAGTTCGCGCGTCGGGTGCGAATTCGGCTATCAATTGACCTGGGTCGTGCTCGGGGCGGGCATGTTGATGGCCGCCGCAGTGGCCACCGCGGCCCGCGTCGGCGTCGAACTCTCCGCCACGCCCTGTACCGAGATTGCGCGCCGATTGGGCCGACCGTTTGCGGCGCTGTGCGGGGCGTCGGTGTTCGGGATCACGGCCTGTTTTCAGTTCAGCAACAACCAGGGCGTGCTCGCCGCAATCGAACCGCTGGCGCCCTTGGGGCCGACGGGTCAGGCGGCGCTGCTCGTGGGGCTGAACGGCGCTTTGGCCGGGTGCTTGTTTCTGTTCAAAGCGTTCTATCCGCCGCTCGAGCGAATCATGATGGTGCTGGTCGCGCTGATGCTGCTGGGGTTCGTCGCGAATCTTGCGCTTGCGAGACCTTCGCCGAGCAAACTGGCCGCGGGGTGCATTCCCTCGATCCCGGTTGAAATGGGAGGACGATTTCTGCCTTACCTCGAAGCGACGCCCGCCGGGAACTCCACTCCGAGCGGCGAAGCGGCGTCCTCCCCGGCAGTCGTCGACCGGTGGTTGGTCGTGCAGGGACTTGTTGCGACGACCTTCTCGATTGCGGGGGCGTTCTATCAAGCCTACCTCGTGCGCGAGAAAGGGTGGGGCGCTGCGCAACTTCGCCAGGGGCTCGTCGATTCGGCCGTGGGATCGGCGATCCTCGTCGGAATCTCCGCGACAATTATGGCGACCTCGGCAGCAGTGCTGGCCGGGCGAGTGGCTCCCCACGAATTGCGCAGCGCCGCGGACGTGGCTCGGCAATTGGAGCCGCTGTTTGGGTCGGCCGCCACGTGGCTCTTCTGCCTCGGCGTGTTCGCCGGAGCGGCCAGTTCGTTTCTGGTCAACTCGGTCATCGGCGGGACGATGCTCGCCGACGGCCTCGGGCTCGACCCGCGACTCGATTCTCCTTGGACAAAGGCGTTCACAATCGCCGTGCTGAGTTTGGGGATGTTCGTGGCGATCAAGGTGCAACCCGCCGACCGCGTCGGGCTGATTGTTTTTGCCCAGGCTCTCACCGCATTGGGGGGACCGGCGTTGGCCTTCGCGTTGGTCTACCTCGGCTGGAATTGCCGCAAGACGCGCACTCATGCCGCGTCGCAGTTGGCGTTCGGGCTCACGATCATCGGGGCGGGAGTCATCACGATCATGGCGGTGCGGACCCTCTGGCGGCTCGGGCTGTCGTTAGGGGCAGGCTGA